A single window of Theropithecus gelada isolate Dixy chromosome 9, Tgel_1.0, whole genome shotgun sequence DNA harbors:
- the CHST3 gene encoding carbohydrate sulfotransferase 3, whose protein sequence is MAPPFPMEKGLTLPQDCRDFLHSLKMRSKYALFLVFVVIVFVFIEKENKIISRVSDKLKQIPQALADANSTDPALVLAENASLLSLSELDSAFSQLQSRLRNLSLQLGVEPAVEATGEKEEEEGKEEPPRPAVAGPRRHVLLMATTRTGSSFVGEFFNQQGNIFYLFEPLWHIERTVSFEPGGANAAGSALVYRDVLKQLFLCDLYVLEHFITPLPEDHLTEFMFRRGSSRSLCEDPVCTPFVKKVFEKYHCKNRRCGPLNVTLAAEACRRKEHMALKAVRIRQLEFLQPLAEDPRLDLRVIQLVRDPRAVLASRMVAFAGKYKTWKKWLDDEGQDGLREEEVQRLRGNCESIRLSAELGLRQPAWLRGRYMLVRYEDVARGPLQKAREMYRFAGIPLTPQVEDWIQKNTQAAHDGSGIYSTQKNSSEQFEKWRFSMPFKLAQVVQAACGPAMRLFGYKLARDAAALTNRSVSLLEERGTFWVT, encoded by the exons ATGGCCCCACCTTTCCCCATGGAGAAAGGACTCACTTTGCCCCAGGACTGCCGGGACTTTCTGCACAGCCTGAAGATGAGAAGCAAATACGctcttttcttggtttttgtgGTGATAGTTTTTGTCTTCAtcgaaaaggaaaataaaatcatatcaag GGTCTCAGACAAGCTGAAGCAGATCCCCCAAGCTCTGGCAGATGCCAACAGCACCGACCCCGCCCTGGTCTTAGCTGAGAACGCATCTCTCTTGTCCCTGAGCGAGCTTGATTCAGCCTTCTCCCAGCTGCAGAGCCGTCTCCGCAACCTCAGCTTGCAGCTGGGTGTGGAGCCAGCCGTGGAGGCCacaggggagaaagaggaggaggagggaaaggaggagccACCCAGACCGGCCGTGGCTGGGCCCCGGCGCCACGTGCTGCTCATGGCCACCACGCGCACCGGCTCCTCGTTCGTGGGCGAATTCTTCAACCAGCAGGGCAACATCTTCTACCTCTTCGAGCCACTGTGGCACATCGAGCGCACAGTGTCCTTTGAGCCGGGGGGCGCCAACGCCGCGGGCTCGGCCCTGGTGTACCGCGACGTGCTCAAGCAGCTCTTCCTGTGCGACCTGTACGTGCTGGAGCACTTCATCACGCCGCTGCCGGAGGACCACCTGACCGAGTTCATGTTCCGCCGGGGCTCCAGCCGCTCCCTGTGCGAGGACCCCGTCTGCACGCCCTTCGTCAAGAAGGTCTTCGAGAAGTACCACTGCAAGAACCGCCGCTGCGGCCCCCTCAACGTGACGCTGGCCGCCGAGGCCTGCCGCCGCAAGGAGCACATGGCCCTCAAGGCGGTGCGCATCCGGCAGCTGGAGTTCCTGCAGCCGCTGGCCGAGGACCCCCGCCTGGACCTGCGCGTCATCCAGCTGGTGCGCGACCCCCGGGCCGTGCTGGCCTCGCGCATGGTGGCCTTCGCCGGCAAGTATAAGACCTGGAAGAAGTGGCTGGACGACGAGGGCCAGGACGGCCTGAGGGAAGAGGAGGTGCAGCGGCTGCGGGGCAACTGCGAGAGCATCCGTCTGTCCGCAGAGCTGGGGCTGCGGCAGCCCGCCTGGCTGCGGGGCCGCTACATGCTGGTGCGCTATGAGGACGTGGCGCGCGGGCCGCTGCAGAAGGCGCGCGAAATGTACCGCTTTGCCGGCATCCCCCTGACTCCGCAGGTGGAGGACTGGATCCAGAAGAACACGCAGGCGGCCCACGACGGCAGCGGCATCTACTCCACGCAGAAGAACTCCTCGGAGCAGTTCGAAAAGTGGCGCTTCAGCATGCCCTTCAAGCTGGCCCAGGTGGTGCAGGCCGCCTGCGGCCCTGCCATGCGTCTCTTCGGCTACAAACTGGCGCGGGACGCCGCCGCCCTCACCAACCGCTCAGTCAGCCTGCTGGAGGAGCGGGGCACCTTCTGGGTCACGTAG
- the LOC112632057 gene encoding uncharacterized protein LOC112632057 yields the protein MFLAGSEVLAALPQPPHCSLLCSPCRGGGCWDWGESSHLHPRLFLGALLLWTADFIPPSYSGPRPPTPLSEDGTKNGPLGLLRTLTMCTLQVDLIYLFCEKKRQKIPYYLQGLNAVPESREKITIETIHTLCSCTDTRRRFRTPEENKPECQHHDGPGTLFKI from the coding sequence ATGTTTCTGGCAGGCTCAGAAGTGCTGGCTGCTCTTCCCCAGCCTCCTCACTGCTCCCTCCTCTGTTCCCCATGTAGAGGTGGGGGGTGCTGGGACTGGGGAGAGAGCAGCCACCTCCATCCAAGGCTCTTCCTAGGGGCCTTGCTATTGTGGACAGCAGACTTTATCCCTCCTTCTTACTCTGGGCCAAGACCTCCCACTCCGCTCTCTGAGGATGGTACCAAGAATGGGCCTTTGGGACTTCTCAGGACATTGACAATGTGCACACTGCAAGTtgacttaatttatttattttgtgaaaagaagagacagaaaataccTTATTATCTGCAGGGACTCAACGCTGTACCCGAAtcaagagagaaaataacaatAGAAACCATTCACACACTCTGTTCATGCACGGACACCAGAAGACGATTCAGAACACCAGAGGAGAATAAGCCGGAGTGCCAGCACCACGATGGCCCTGGCACGTTGTTTAAGATCTGA